The Solanum lycopersicum chromosome 8, SLM_r2.1 DNA segment CGTGAACAGCCCATATTCAAAAAGGTGCATCAGAGTTCGGGGAACTCTAACTTTAAAAGGAGTGCAACACCTACATAAGGCAGACCCAAGCCCAAGAAGGGAAATGGAGAAGATGTGCAGCGTCACTGAATGGACTGTTCCAAGTGTGGCCGTGCTCACAGTGCAGAGTGCAaacagggcactaatgcctgctTCGGTTGAGGAAAGAATGGGCACATGGTCAAGGAATGCCCACAGAACAGGAGTCAGGCTGGAGataatgctcagcctaggcctaatcCATAGGGTGCAGCAGCAGTCgagcctcctaagaggaacaAGTTCTACGCTCTGAAGGGTggggaggagcaggagaagtcccatgatgtggtcacaggtatgctgcaagtattctcaacttctgtttatgccttacttgatccacGGTCTATGCTTTCCTTTGTAAGTCCTTTGCCTGCtctcacttttgagatatttcCTGAAGTTTtacatgatcctatagtggttagtacacctttaggagataatgtaagaattcatagagtatacaaggattgcccaatagtcatatgtggtaagactatgtgcgcaaacttggttgagttaccaatgaacgattttgatgttattcttggcatggattGTCTTCATAGTTGTTATGCTTATATGGATTGCCGTAGTAGGGTTGTGGGATttcgtttccctaatgaagTAGAGCTGGTCTGGGAGGGGTACGATTCGAGTAgtcctaatcccttgattttgAACCTTAAggacaataaaatgatgtccaaagGATTATTGTGTCATTTGTGAgttttaatgatttagatcatgacattctTTCAATATACTAAGTTTCTATAGTGAATAAGTTCCAAgatgtatttcctaatgatatGCTTGGAGTTCCTCCCCCTAGAGATATTGAGTTGGTATCCACTTAGAACCCGACActaaaccaatttcaattcctccttacagaatgactccagctgaactcaaagagttgaagctgcagttaaaagatctcactgataagggtttcattcgaTCTAGCATATCCGCTTGGGGTTCtctagtgttgtttgtgaaaaagaaatatggaacccttagaatatgtattgattatcgacagctcaacaaagtcagtATCAAGAATAATTATCCCCTTCAcagaatagatgacttgtttgaccaactccaagggtctaATTTCTTCTCGAGGATTGATCTTAGTTCAGGGTAGCatcagcttagggttagggatgaagATGTTCCAAATACAGCCTTTTGTACCAattatggtcattacgagtttctAGTTATGTCAGTTAGTATCACAAATGCACCTACTGCATTTATGGATATCATGAACAGAGTCTttcgtgaataccttgactctttcatcatagtattcattgatgagattctcatatactctaagaccaaggaagagaatgaacaacatttgagactaaccttgcaggtacttagacaacattaGTTGTTATCcaaatttagcaagtgtgaattctggcttaGATCAATGACCTTCTTGGGTCATTTTGTGTCCGACAAAGGTGTGAGGTAGATCCCAGGAAGACTGAGTCTATTAAGAACTAgccaaaacctcttactcccacagACATTCGTAGCTTCTTGGGATTGGTTGGTTATTATCGCAGGTTCGTTaagggtttttcttccattgctgccccactCACAACTTTTTGATAAAGAAGAAAGTCAAGTTTGAATGGGcggagacttgtgagaagagtttcaaggagctcaaggacagactaACTTCAGCCTTTGTGCTTACTTTGCCTAAGGGTGGTGAGAATTACATTGTtgattgtgatgcatctaggattggtttgggttgtgttcttatgcagggtggtaaggtgatagcttatgcgtcaagacaactcaaggttcatgaaaagaattatcccactcatgacctggagttggcagctgtggtgtttgaACTGAAACTGAGGAAGCACTACCTCTATGaagtgcatgtggatgtgtcaCAGACCACAAAAGTGTCCAGTAAGTGTTCACATAGAGGGAGTTGAATGTACGTTAGCGGAGGTTGTTAGAgctgttgaaggactatgacatgaatgtccactaccatccaagtaaggctaatgttgtatCTGATACTTTGAGCAGGATCAGCATAGGAAGGGCATACCACGTTGAGGATGACaagaaggagttggtgaaaGATACAGACAGACTAACCAGAGTGGGTGTGCAATTTGTTAACTCTACTAATAGGGGTGTgtcagttcatcctagttctgaatcatacttagtagttgaagtcaagaagggtcaaCATCTTGATCTAGTGTTGATGGAtctgaaggactcagtgttggtaaatatgaatgagtcttttgttTTGGGAGGTGACGGCATACTTTGGTACCAGGACAGGatgtgtgtaccagatgtggatgatttgcggacCAAAATTGTTGCAGAGGCCCATGATTCCAAATATTTGATAtatccaggttccaccaagatgtatcatgaccttaagAAGATCTTTTGGtaggatggcatgaagaagtacattttaaaatatgtggccaagtgtcctaattgtcaaaaGGTTAAGGCAGAACATCTTAAGCCTGGGAGTCTTACTTATGTGATTGAGGTTCTGAGTTAGAAGTgagaggccattaatatggacttcatggtTGGTCTTCTAAAGACTAGGaaacaacatgactccatatgaaTTATTGTggacaggatgactaagtctgctcactttatccctgtgTAGTCTACTTACAAAGTCGAGGATTatgcgagactctacattgatgagattgtgaatgacatgggattcctttgtctatcatttccaTTAGAGGATCTCAGTTTACTTCACATTTTTGAAGATCCTTCCAGAACAACTTAGGCACGCAGGCAAAgcttagtactgcctttcatcctcagactgatgggcaggcagagaacaccattcagacattggaggaaATGTTGAGAGCGTGGGTGATTGACTTTAGAGGTAGTTGGGACGACTAtctgcctttgatagagttctcttataataacAGTTATTACTCTAGTATTGGATGGCGCCGTTTAAGAAACTgtatggtagaaggtgtaggtctccagttgggtggttcgaggttggagagtaATCCATTTTTGGTctagagatcattcatgaggccatAGAGAAGGTCAgggtgattagggacaggttggctaCTATTTACAATCGGCAGAAGTCCTATGAAGACAACAGAAAATggcccttagagtttgatgttggtgaccaggtctatttgaagatatcacctatgaagggggttaTGAGGTTTGACAGGATATGTAAATTAAGTCCgaggtatgttgggccatatgagatcctatagcgtgtgggtgaggtggcctatgagttagcgTTGCCTGCGGATCTATTCATCTAGTTTTTCATGTCCATATGTTAAAGAAGTTCCTTCGTGATCCAACATCGATTCTGCCTGGTGAAGGTTTGGGAGTTGAcgaagacttgtcctatgaagaggttcttGTTGAGATTTTAGATCACCAGGTAAAGCGGCTGagaaacaaggaggttgccACAATGAATGTATTGTGGAGGAACCATCTTCTTGTGGGTGCACGTGGGAGGCCGACGCCGATATGAGATCCCGCTACTCTCATTTCTTCAGCTCTTCAGGTTAGATTTTTTACTCGTAAGTTGAAGTTCTTTAACTCCTTCATTCGTGGTTCTTATTGCCTGAATCTGTATAATACctatgttatgatatgactgGTGGTGTGCTAGATTATAagaagtgtcattcggggacgaatgttcctggggggggggagataatgtaacaatcctaaaaaaggatatgctaagtaatgcttaatctGTCTagatgcctacgattagaccgagttcacacggattgatgcgcgtagaattAGACCTCTGAACCTCATgaacagccaagccaactaacttggtgagttatttgagctaggaaaggttgggtccagccatgtagggcacccgaatataaagatttacccggatgagtctttacccgacttaaaaagggaaatctTAAGTCTGGATGgtctagggataaaatggtctttttttcctggctaagggtagtatggtaattaccctaaatatttaattaatatgctggaggggcattttggagaGAAAGGGCCGAAATTGGCCTTTGAGGTAAATCTTgttccacccgggttcgaacatAGGTGGGagtaatgatttaatttgattatttaatttggtgaattaatttaataaattaataattaatggctgatttaagaaaaaggaaaatcagattttaagtattaattattatttattaattatttaaccaTTATTTCACTAAGTCTTGCCTAAAGTCCTAGCCCTAATGAAACACTCTCTCTCACATCTATCCACTCTCACATTTATCTCCCTCTCTTAAACACTGTCTTTCATGTCCTCTCTGATTAACAAAACAGAAACCAAAAATcagaataataacaaaaaaagttCTTCATACTTGAAGACTTTACACGCAAATTACAAACGACAAAGAAATCCGAAAACTTAAAGCAAAATGTTATATTCTTGTAGGGTAAGGTGTGAGATTCGTTGGCGGACGTTTGGTTTGGGGTGGATTTGGCAGCAAGTTGAAGGGTTGAACGACGTGAAATCAGGTATGGGTTTTATTTCTCTTGGTCCcgttcccaagagacccctaggATTCAGTCGATTCTAattcgaaaactaggattgtttctcgttgcatgtccctgtaaCTAGATCTTATTAATGGTTGTAGGCTGGTATGTCtgctggtagatattaggcGTGTAACTTGTTTTCGTGCTAATTATGTGAATGTATGTATGTTCGGAATTATGTGAGtaataaaagatgttttttccGAAAATATGTAGCCACGGATTGGAGCATGTAATGGCATGtttaatttcttgaattttgtgtttaattGCTTGTGTAAATCATAATGTTCATaagtggtgtaatgttgctgAATTGAGTGCCAACTCATAATTAAATGTAActatgaaaatgcacctaaagacGTACTAAATGAACCATGAAAAGTCCTAAGAACTAACTTGAAAATGCTGCAAAAAGGGATTGGAATAACGTAATCAAATTTCCAGCGTTCTGGAAATTTTGTTCGGCCAAGTTACtggaattttttttgagttttaaaaataatatttttaatgcttgaggttagtggggattgaacccaataCCTCACCCTATAcatgttataaaaataaaaaaatataaaatgtgaaAAGTGGGATTCGAAATACGGTAAAATTTAAGTGAAAATTTAAggtaaaaaatgaaagaaaatgaagtgaggcgtgtggggttcgaacccacaacctcttgaatggatgaagGAGAGAGGACAAGAATGATATAaggaaatattaaaaatgaggTATGTGGGATTCGAACCT contains these protein-coding regions:
- the LOC138337831 gene encoding uncharacterized protein, which produces MNPMVFTGSKTLEDPQEFMDEVNKIFLAMRATYTEKDQLASYKIKDVAQSWCKMWQDNKDLGRVSVTWEMFKTAFQRFFPKEMREAKVEKFIKIKQGSMAVREYSLKFEKLSRYATFLVFNNRDEMSRFLTGITGDLEVECRAAMLHNNMDISRLMVHVLQVEDSRKKRGVRDVRRPEPSDKGVSTGTILASVNSPYSKRCIRVRGTLTLKGVQHLHKADPSPRREMEKMCSVTEWTVPSVAVLTVQSANRALMPASGAAAVEPPKRNKFYALKGGEEQEKSHDVVTGMLQVFSTSVYALLDPRSMLSFVSPLPALTFEIFPEVLHDPIVVSTPLGDNKKVKFEWAETCEKSFKELKDRLTSAFVLTLPKGGENYIVDCDASRIGLGCVLMQGGKVIAYASRQLKVHEKNYPTHDLELAAVVFELKLRKHYLYEVHVDVSQTTKVSSKCSHRGS